One genomic region from Cardiocondyla obscurior isolate alpha-2009 linkage group LG01, Cobs3.1, whole genome shotgun sequence encodes:
- the LOC139103329 gene encoding dual specificity protein phosphatase 19, with amino-acid sequence MNLQDLITKKRTSLKSCKTVITDQLGNRYEIEHGQVKNLEKSSPFVVDEKPDLNIASIIPGLYLSSQDPAVCTDILKKYEIRHILSIGINISEKYNGIQYYTCDLLDLPESNILSAIKKCVGIIHANLKENILVHCNAGVSRSPTIVIAYLMIIKKLSYDEAYDIVKKERSCIRPNDGFVKQLRNIENTTFIHELFNSILDISAV; translated from the coding sequence atGAATTTACAAGATCTCATCACGAAAAAACGGACGTCATTAAAATCTTGTAAAACAGTAATAACAGATCAACTTGGCAATAGATATGAAATTGAACACGGTCAAGTTAAGAACCTAGAAAAAAGTTCACCATTTGTGGTAGATGAAAAACCTGATTTGAATATTGCTAGTATAATACCAGGGTTATATCTCAGCTCTCAAGATCCAGCGGTTTGTactgatatattaaaaaaatatgaaatacgTCATATTTTAAGTATAGGTATCAATATTTCTGAGAAATATAATGGCATTCAATACTACACGTGTGATTTATTAGACTTACCAGAATCGAATATATTAtcagcgataaaaaaatgtgtggGCATCATACATGCAAatcttaaagaaaatattcttgtACATTGTAATGCTGGTGTTTCTCGTTCTCCTACTATTGTTATCGCTTACTTAATGATCATTAAGAAATTATCATATGACGAAGCTTATGACATAgtgaaaaaagagagaagttGTATTAGACCTAATGATGGATTTGTAAAACAGCTACGTAATATTGAGAATACAACCTTCATTCACGAATTATTTAACAGTATTTTGGATATTTCcgctgtataa
- the LOC139103324 gene encoding tRNA pseudouridine synthase-like 1 produces MVRYLLRFSYIGTHYRGLQKQTADNFIRNPDTIQGALETALLNILPKPLNGSNLCLSSRTDAGVHALMNTAHVELENKYNKIYDSSDTKKYINHYFKKCGHSIRLLDFIPITHDFHSRRSCKSRTYLYRCMIPRINDEHRIPIPEATHTHFIRSENFDIERAKRGTQLFMGTKDFTTFSARNVTNRKIQYVRALDTFTLEEAQPLMSFDPLSKNFTYWHFICKGKSFLYNQVRRMVGALIALGLGKITEKDITVMLQVPSHSNWNPRITPVPPNGLHLLNVEYDLDELRNCTIPENQEKNLQSENQMQEFQCEKQKQELQLEI; encoded by the exons TTTCGTACATTGGTACGCATTACAG AGGTTTACagaaacagactgcggacaaTTTTATACGAAACCCTGATACTATTCAAGGAGCATTAGAAACTGCTTTACTAAACATTCTTCCAAAACCCCTTAATGGATCGAACTTATGTCTTTCAAGCAG gaCAGATGCTGGAGTTCATGCTCTAATGAATACCGCTCATGTAGAGCTTGAAaacaaatacaataaaatatatgattcttcagatacaaaaaaatatattaaccattattttaagaaatgtgGTCATTCTATTAG GTTACTTGATTTTATACCTATAACACATGATTTTCATTCAAGACGATCATGTAAGTCTCGAACTTATTTATATAGATGTATGATACCTAGAATTAATGATGAGCATCGAATACCTATTCCAGAAGCAACACATACTCATTTTATAcg ATCAGAAAATTTTGATATAGAGAGAGCAAAACGTGGTACACAATTGTTTATGGGAACAAAAGATTTTACCACGTTTAGTGCAAGAAATGTAACTAATCGCAAAATCCAATATGTACGGGCTTTGGATACTTTTACTTTGGAAGAGGCACAGCCTTTAATGTCTTTTGATCCTCTAtccaaaaattttacatattggCATTTTATATGCAAGGGGAAATCTTTCTTGTACAATcag GTTAGACGAATGGTCGGTGCCTTAATCGCATTAGGATTAGGTAAGATAACAGAAAAAGATATCACTGTAATGTTACAAGTACCTTCGCATAGTAATTGGAATCCCCGAATTACGCCTGTACCACCAAATGgcttacatttattaaatgtagaaTATGATCTAGATGAATTAAGAAATTGTACTATACCGGAAAAccaggaaaaaaatttacaatcagAAAATCAAATGCAAGAGTTTCAAtgtgaaaaacaaaaacaagaACTACagttagaaatataa